The following proteins are co-located in the Pseudarthrobacter siccitolerans genome:
- a CDS encoding GntR family transcriptional regulator yields MAGMTAPLLGLQKKSLREQALSALRTAITSGELEPGRHLVETELSDMLQISRGTLREALRQLEQEGLLSAGPRGRLSVRHLDEKEIRDIYSVRAALESLAARTLCELPDRQHVIGSLRSAIDAMKAAEKAGLQERVESDLEFHRTLCRLTENETLLHTWESLEGSIRMSIMFAGLEKGVKNMSVDRHHDIVAAIETGDASLARKTIREHMDTAAANLVA; encoded by the coding sequence ATGGCCGGAATGACAGCACCACTGCTCGGGCTGCAGAAGAAAAGCCTGCGCGAGCAGGCGCTTTCGGCGCTGAGGACCGCCATCACCAGCGGTGAGCTGGAACCCGGCCGCCACCTGGTGGAAACCGAGCTCTCAGACATGCTGCAGATTAGCCGCGGCACGTTGCGTGAGGCACTCCGGCAACTGGAGCAGGAAGGCCTGTTGTCTGCCGGGCCCCGCGGCCGGCTTTCGGTCCGCCACCTGGATGAAAAGGAAATCCGCGACATCTACTCCGTCCGCGCCGCTTTGGAGTCCCTGGCCGCGCGGACCTTGTGTGAACTGCCGGACCGGCAGCACGTCATTGGCTCGCTGCGCTCAGCCATCGATGCGATGAAGGCGGCGGAGAAGGCAGGCCTGCAGGAGCGCGTTGAATCGGACCTGGAGTTTCACCGCACCCTGTGCCGGCTCACGGAGAACGAGACGCTGCTGCACACGTGGGAATCGCTGGAAGGCTCCATCCGCATGTCCATCATGTTTGCGGGGCTGGAGAAGGGCGTCAAAAACATGAGCGTGGACCGCCACCACGATATTGTGGCGGCGATCGAAACCGGTGACGCGTCCCTGGCCCGCAAGACCATCCGGGAGCACATGGACACTGCCGCGGCCAACCTGGTGGCCTGA
- a CDS encoding transketolase family protein has protein sequence MSTTTTAVSAPAATTTAAKPKLKTSAMIASFADPGQKTSSAPFGHALVKAAQENDKIVGLTADLGKYTDMHIFAKAFPERFFQMGMAEQLLFGAAAGLAETGLVPFASTYSVFAARRAYDFLCLDAAEPNLNVNIVGGLPGLTTGYGPSHQATEDMAIFRGMPNLTIVDPCDSIDIEQAVPQLAASEGPTYLRLLRGNVPTVLDEYGYTFELGKAKVLRGGNDVVFISSGLMTMRALQAAKALAAHNVDVAVVHTPTIKPFDAETVLAEINTDRLAVTLENHSVVGGLFETVASAVVTAGLGKRVVPVALPDQFLDAGALPTLHDRYGLAVDRIVAKVLAELG, from the coding sequence ATGAGCACCACCACCACGGCCGTTTCGGCACCTGCAGCCACGACAACAGCCGCGAAGCCGAAGCTCAAGACCTCGGCCATGATCGCCTCCTTTGCCGACCCCGGCCAGAAAACCAGCTCCGCACCGTTCGGGCACGCACTGGTCAAGGCCGCGCAGGAGAACGACAAGATCGTGGGCCTCACCGCGGACCTCGGCAAGTACACCGACATGCACATCTTCGCCAAGGCCTTCCCCGAGCGGTTCTTCCAGATGGGCATGGCCGAGCAGCTGCTCTTCGGCGCCGCGGCCGGCCTGGCCGAAACCGGGCTGGTGCCGTTCGCGTCCACGTACTCGGTGTTCGCCGCCCGCCGCGCCTACGACTTCCTGTGCCTCGACGCGGCCGAACCGAACCTGAACGTGAACATCGTGGGCGGCCTTCCCGGCCTGACCACCGGGTACGGCCCCAGCCACCAGGCCACGGAGGACATGGCGATCTTCCGTGGCATGCCTAACCTGACCATCGTGGACCCCTGCGACTCGATCGACATCGAGCAGGCAGTCCCGCAGCTGGCAGCCAGCGAAGGACCCACCTACCTGCGTCTGCTGCGCGGCAACGTGCCCACCGTGCTGGACGAGTACGGCTACACGTTCGAGCTCGGCAAGGCCAAGGTCCTGCGCGGAGGCAACGACGTTGTCTTCATATCTAGCGGCCTGATGACCATGCGCGCCCTGCAGGCAGCCAAGGCCCTGGCGGCACACAACGTGGACGTCGCCGTCGTCCACACCCCCACCATCAAACCCTTCGACGCCGAAACCGTCCTCGCCGAAATCAACACCGACCGTCTCGCTGTGACGCTGGAAAACCACTCCGTGGTGGGCGGTCTCTTCGAGACAGTAGCCTCCGCCGTGGTCACCGCAGGGCTTGGCAAGCGCGTGGTTCCCGTGGCACTGCCGGACCAGTTCCTCGACGCCGGCGCCCTGCCTACCCTGCACGACCGCTACGGCCTCGCGGTAGACCGTATCGTGGCAAAGGTGCTCGCCGAACTCGGCTAG
- a CDS encoding transketolase produces the protein MPTNTVQDLAAQARVNDDGAVQGLLAGAGTGQDRLAKISAAAYRIRHHALNMGEVQGQGYVGQALGAADMLATVYGDQLNFRAEDPHWEARDRFLLSTGHYAIGHYAALAEAGIVPVEELETYGSDDSRLPMSGMSTYTPGMEISGGSLGHGLTIAVGMALGLRYQGSSARVFNFLSDGELDEGSTWEAAMGAHHHQLGNLTAMVDINALQADGKTDTVLRTEPVTEKWESFGWYTQRVDGNDVGALLAAFDNAAAQAAAVGRPSVILCDTKVGRGVPLLEDREKAHFMRIEEHEWQTCREQLTAGYEGKASA, from the coding sequence ATGCCAACCAATACCGTCCAGGACCTGGCAGCACAGGCCAGGGTGAACGACGACGGCGCTGTGCAGGGCCTCCTGGCCGGCGCCGGGACAGGGCAGGACCGCCTCGCAAAGATCAGCGCCGCGGCGTACCGGATCAGGCACCACGCCCTGAACATGGGTGAGGTGCAGGGCCAGGGCTATGTGGGCCAGGCCCTGGGCGCCGCGGACATGCTCGCCACCGTCTACGGCGACCAGCTGAACTTCCGCGCCGAGGATCCGCACTGGGAAGCACGGGACAGGTTCCTGCTCTCCACCGGCCACTACGCGATCGGCCACTACGCAGCGCTGGCCGAAGCCGGGATCGTCCCGGTCGAGGAGCTGGAAACGTATGGCTCGGACGATTCCCGGCTGCCGATGTCCGGGATGTCCACTTACACGCCCGGCATGGAAATCTCCGGCGGTTCCCTGGGGCACGGCCTGACCATCGCTGTGGGTATGGCCCTGGGCCTGCGGTACCAGGGCTCGAGCGCAAGGGTGTTCAACTTCCTCTCCGACGGCGAACTGGACGAAGGCTCCACCTGGGAGGCCGCCATGGGCGCCCATCACCACCAGCTGGGCAACCTCACCGCCATGGTAGACATCAATGCCCTGCAGGCCGACGGCAAGACAGACACGGTGCTGCGCACCGAGCCGGTGACCGAGAAGTGGGAATCATTCGGCTGGTACACCCAGCGCGTGGACGGAAACGACGTCGGCGCGCTGCTCGCAGCGTTCGACAACGCAGCCGCCCAGGCCGCCGCCGTCGGACGCCCTTCAGTGATCCTGTGCGACACCAAGGTGGGCCGCGGCGTACCCCTGCTCGAGGACCGCGAAAAGGCGCACTTCATGCGCATCGAAGAACACGAATGGCAGACCTGCCGCGAGCAGCTCACCGCCGGATACGAAGGAAAGGCTTCAGCATGA
- a CDS encoding MFS transporter produces MSKDALTMRGPVHGTKDARRVAVGSGVGAVIETYDFIGFGTAAALYFGTAFFPTGDPVTGTLAAFATLGVGFAARPLGGIIGGHLGDKLGRKPVLVASLILMGVATFLIGLLPTYSQVGLLAPALLVFVRIVQGLAFGAEWGGAILMSYEHAPWKSKGKYTGIVQAGFPVGLLLANLTFLVSVNLGGELAWRIPFLASIVLVVVGLIIRSKVPESPVFDEVKDSGDIVKSPIVEVIKTDWRNIVKGIGLRVAETAGYAVSITYMISYLNSQHLADKTQTLVALCIASAIGIFATQAWARLTDRIGRRPLYIWSCAFAVLFAVPMFLLVNTGMFFFVIATLVISYAVCQNSLAGAQGSWFPELFQAKTRASGASLAYQISAMVSGFTPFITTLLFVSFGWMGPALLFGTYALIGLWAAVATRETWGKRERELADEATKSTPNTVSV; encoded by the coding sequence ATGAGCAAAGATGCTCTGACCATGCGCGGTCCGGTCCACGGAACCAAGGACGCCAGGCGCGTTGCCGTTGGCTCCGGCGTGGGGGCCGTCATTGAGACCTATGACTTCATTGGCTTCGGCACCGCTGCTGCGCTGTACTTCGGAACTGCCTTCTTCCCCACCGGTGACCCCGTCACCGGTACCTTGGCGGCCTTCGCCACCCTGGGGGTCGGTTTCGCTGCCCGTCCCCTTGGCGGCATCATCGGCGGCCACCTCGGTGACAAGCTGGGCCGCAAGCCGGTGCTGGTCGCCTCGCTGATTCTCATGGGCGTGGCCACGTTCCTCATCGGCCTGCTCCCCACGTACAGCCAAGTGGGCCTGCTGGCCCCCGCATTGCTGGTGTTCGTCCGCATCGTCCAAGGCCTTGCTTTCGGCGCTGAATGGGGCGGGGCGATCCTGATGAGCTACGAGCACGCGCCGTGGAAGTCCAAGGGCAAGTACACCGGCATCGTTCAGGCCGGTTTCCCCGTTGGCCTGCTGCTCGCCAACCTGACCTTCCTGGTCAGCGTGAACCTGGGCGGAGAACTCGCCTGGCGCATTCCTTTCCTGGCCAGCATCGTGCTGGTGGTGGTCGGCCTGATCATTCGTTCCAAGGTCCCCGAGTCCCCGGTCTTTGATGAGGTCAAAGACAGCGGCGACATCGTCAAGTCCCCCATCGTTGAGGTCATCAAGACGGACTGGCGCAACATCGTCAAGGGCATCGGCCTCCGCGTTGCCGAGACCGCCGGCTACGCCGTATCCATCACCTACATGATTTCCTACCTCAACAGCCAGCACCTGGCCGACAAGACCCAGACCCTCGTGGCCCTCTGCATTGCGTCCGCCATCGGCATCTTCGCCACCCAGGCCTGGGCACGGCTGACGGACCGGATCGGCCGCCGTCCGCTCTACATCTGGTCATGCGCCTTCGCCGTCCTGTTCGCAGTACCGATGTTCCTGCTCGTCAACACCGGGATGTTCTTCTTCGTCATCGCCACCCTGGTGATCTCGTATGCGGTCTGCCAGAACTCGCTGGCAGGTGCCCAGGGGTCCTGGTTCCCGGAGCTTTTCCAGGCCAAGACCCGCGCTTCCGGCGCCAGCCTGGCCTACCAGATCTCCGCCATGGTCTCCGGTTTCACCCCGTTCATCACCACCCTGCTGTTCGTCAGCTTCGGCTGGATGGGCCCGGCACTCCTCTTCGGCACGTACGCCCTGATAGGACTCTGGGCCGCCGTCGCCACCCGGGAAACCTGGGGCAAGCGCGAACGCGAGCTGGCTGACGAAGCCACCAAAAGCACCCCCAACACGGTAAGCGTCTAA
- a CDS encoding sugar phosphate isomerase/epimerase family protein: protein MFHSRLGCSSISFRHQELPTALRTIGELGFEEIDLGALPGVCDHVPYELTATAVSTVSAEVMASGLRVRSVNGDIGDLNALLDADGTAARQRHLDALLALAAATGANALVLPCGALDHNPVRGVEEDLDLIAAQLIGARERAAEFGVELWTESLHFLRFCWNLERAGLLADRLAGSGVGIVMDFSHIVAAGEQPLDYLDRHRGRITHVHLRDAVPGNINLSIGNGSADFSGGLKQLAAQGYTGHFSLELETRDVTHHERPAAAAKAASFITDLI, encoded by the coding sequence ATGTTCCATTCCCGACTTGGGTGCTCATCCATCAGCTTCCGCCACCAGGAGCTGCCCACGGCCCTGCGCACCATCGGGGAACTGGGCTTCGAGGAAATCGACCTGGGTGCGCTTCCGGGGGTCTGTGACCACGTCCCCTACGAACTCACCGCCACAGCCGTCAGCACGGTCTCCGCCGAAGTTATGGCGTCGGGCCTCCGGGTGCGCTCCGTGAATGGGGACATCGGCGACCTGAATGCGCTGCTCGACGCCGATGGCACGGCAGCACGGCAACGTCACCTTGACGCCCTGCTTGCCCTCGCCGCCGCCACGGGTGCCAACGCACTCGTCCTCCCATGCGGCGCCCTGGACCACAACCCGGTCCGGGGCGTGGAGGAGGACCTGGACCTCATCGCCGCCCAGCTGATCGGCGCCCGTGAGCGGGCAGCGGAGTTCGGCGTCGAACTCTGGACCGAATCCCTGCACTTCCTGCGGTTCTGCTGGAACCTTGAACGCGCAGGACTGCTCGCGGACCGCCTTGCCGGTTCCGGCGTCGGAATTGTTATGGACTTCAGCCATATCGTGGCGGCCGGCGAGCAACCGCTCGATTACCTGGACCGGCACCGGGGCCGCATCACGCACGTCCACCTTCGCGATGCCGTGCCAGGGAATATCAACCTCAGCATCGGCAATGGCAGCGCGGATTTCTCCGGCGGACTTAAGCAGCTCGCTGCCCAGGGCTACACCGGGCACTTCTCGCTCGAGCTGGAAACCCGGGATGTCACGCACCATGAGCGCCCGGCAGCGGCAGCCAAAGCCGCAAGCTTCATCACCGACCTGATTTGA
- a CDS encoding SDR family NAD(P)-dependent oxidoreductase: protein MTTIQRTAVLTGATSDRGIGLTTARRYASQGWAVVILDLDGEKSAKVAAEVGNEFNVPAFGHEIDVANEASVTAAQVAVAAEVAAGNLPPVGALANIAGITSPVPFLETTLELWHKVMDVNATGTYLVTKAFLPDMIENGWGRIVNMSSVSAQRGGGVFGKVPYSAAKAAILGFTKALARELGATGVTVNAITPGAVDTNIRVGSTEEQEAAINAGIPLGRNATTEEVAAVITFLSSEDSAYLTGTTVDINGGSHMH from the coding sequence ATGACCACCATTCAGCGCACCGCCGTCCTCACCGGGGCCACCTCGGACCGGGGCATCGGCCTCACCACCGCCCGCCGCTACGCCAGCCAGGGCTGGGCAGTAGTCATCCTGGACCTCGACGGCGAGAAGTCCGCCAAGGTGGCTGCCGAGGTCGGCAACGAGTTCAACGTCCCCGCTTTCGGCCACGAAATCGACGTCGCGAATGAAGCTTCCGTCACGGCCGCCCAGGTCGCAGTCGCCGCCGAGGTGGCCGCGGGCAACCTGCCTCCCGTCGGTGCCCTGGCCAACATCGCCGGCATCACCTCGCCGGTGCCGTTCCTCGAGACCACCCTTGAGCTGTGGCACAAGGTGATGGACGTCAACGCCACGGGCACCTACCTGGTGACCAAGGCCTTCCTGCCGGACATGATCGAGAACGGCTGGGGCCGGATCGTGAATATGTCCTCGGTGTCCGCCCAGCGCGGCGGCGGCGTCTTCGGCAAGGTCCCCTACTCCGCAGCCAAGGCCGCCATCCTCGGCTTCACCAAGGCCCTCGCCCGGGAACTCGGCGCCACCGGCGTCACCGTCAACGCCATCACGCCCGGCGCTGTTGACACCAACATCCGCGTGGGCAGCACCGAGGAGCAGGAAGCCGCCATCAACGCCGGCATCCCGCTGGGCCGCAACGCCACCACCGAGGAAGTGGCAGCCGTGATCACCTTCCTGTCCTCCGAGGACTCGGCCTACCTTACGGGCACCACAGTGGACATCAACGGCGGAAGCCACATGCACTAA
- a CDS encoding dihydroxyacetone kinase family protein has product MTKIFNDPSDFVEEALAGFCDIHSDLVRQVAGGAVRRHRPAQPKVAVLAGGGSGHYPAFAGLIGQGFADGAVVGNIFTSPSAQQAYAVAKAAESGAGVVFTYGNYAGDVMNFGMASERLAAEGIAVENVLVTDDIASAPPSEADKRRGIAGDFTVFKIMGAAAEAGADLAEVVRLGRKANDRTRTIGSAFSGCTFPGASAPLFSLPDGQMGLGLGIHGESGLFDTDLPSAMDLGQELVTRLLAETPEGTGTRIAAILNGLGSTKLEELFVLWGTVAPLLRAAGYTLVMPEVGELVTSLDMAGVSLTVTWLDEELEPLWVAPAETPAYRRGNASREAGVLAVEGTSDGGADVAAFVATAGSRDYAGACVAALEAARSSIHEAEEQLGRLDAIAGDGDHGRGMVRGIDAAAAAASIALGQGGGAGDVLIAAGDAWADKAGGTSGVLWGAGLRAFGECVGNSAAPDAVELAAAVTAFADRIVQLGKAETGDKTMVDALLPFAAEFSRLAAEGQPSGKAWEEAAVLATSAATATAGLLPLKGRARPLAEKSLGTPDPGATSLAMVFTVMGPHFTAAPAREPAGAQA; this is encoded by the coding sequence ATGACAAAGATCTTCAATGACCCTTCAGATTTCGTCGAGGAAGCCCTGGCCGGCTTCTGTGACATCCACTCGGACCTGGTTCGCCAGGTCGCGGGCGGCGCCGTCCGGCGCCACCGGCCTGCGCAGCCCAAGGTGGCCGTCCTGGCCGGGGGCGGCTCGGGGCACTACCCGGCCTTCGCCGGCCTGATCGGCCAGGGATTTGCTGACGGCGCCGTGGTGGGCAACATCTTCACCTCGCCCTCCGCGCAGCAGGCGTACGCCGTGGCCAAAGCCGCGGAGTCCGGTGCCGGCGTCGTTTTCACCTACGGCAACTACGCCGGCGACGTGATGAACTTCGGCATGGCCTCCGAACGGCTGGCCGCCGAAGGCATCGCCGTGGAGAACGTCCTGGTCACGGACGACATCGCCAGCGCACCGCCGTCGGAAGCAGACAAGCGCCGCGGCATCGCCGGCGACTTCACCGTCTTCAAGATCATGGGCGCCGCCGCCGAAGCGGGCGCGGACCTGGCCGAGGTGGTGCGTCTGGGCCGCAAAGCCAACGACCGGACAAGGACCATTGGCAGCGCCTTCTCCGGCTGCACCTTTCCGGGTGCGTCCGCCCCGCTGTTCTCGCTCCCGGACGGGCAGATGGGGCTGGGGCTCGGGATCCACGGCGAGTCGGGCCTCTTCGACACCGATCTCCCGTCCGCGATGGACCTTGGCCAGGAGCTGGTGACCCGGTTGCTGGCGGAGACGCCGGAGGGAACGGGGACGCGCATTGCCGCGATCCTCAACGGGCTGGGTTCCACCAAACTTGAAGAGCTCTTCGTCCTGTGGGGAACGGTGGCGCCGCTGCTTCGCGCAGCCGGCTACACCCTGGTGATGCCTGAGGTAGGCGAACTGGTCACCAGCCTGGACATGGCCGGCGTCTCGCTCACGGTCACCTGGCTGGACGAGGAGCTGGAGCCGCTCTGGGTTGCTCCTGCAGAGACCCCCGCCTACCGCCGCGGAAACGCGTCCCGGGAGGCAGGTGTGTTGGCTGTTGAAGGAACGTCCGACGGCGGCGCAGACGTTGCCGCGTTCGTTGCCACTGCAGGCTCCCGGGACTATGCCGGCGCCTGCGTTGCGGCACTGGAAGCAGCCAGGTCCTCGATCCACGAAGCTGAAGAGCAACTTGGCAGGCTGGACGCGATCGCAGGTGACGGCGACCACGGCCGGGGGATGGTCCGTGGCATTGATGCCGCGGCCGCTGCAGCGTCCATCGCCCTGGGGCAAGGAGGCGGCGCCGGTGACGTGCTCATTGCAGCCGGCGACGCCTGGGCCGACAAGGCAGGCGGGACCTCCGGTGTCCTTTGGGGCGCCGGGCTGCGGGCCTTCGGCGAATGCGTGGGGAATTCAGCGGCCCCGGACGCAGTGGAACTGGCCGCAGCGGTAACTGCGTTCGCGGACCGGATCGTCCAGCTGGGCAAAGCGGAAACCGGCGACAAAACCATGGTGGATGCCCTGCTGCCTTTTGCAGCCGAATTCAGCCGCCTGGCTGCGGAGGGCCAGCCGTCCGGCAAGGCGTGGGAGGAGGCGGCCGTGCTCGCCACCTCAGCGGCAACGGCCACCGCAGGCCTGCTGCCGTTGAAGGGACGGGCCCGCCCGCTGGCCGAGAAGAGCCTCGGAACGCCGGACCCCGGCGCCACGTCCCTGGCTATGGTGTTCACCGTTATGGGCCCCCACTTCACGGCCGCTCCCGCCCGGGAACCGGCCGGTGCGCAAGCATAA
- a CDS encoding RpiB/LacA/LacB family sugar-phosphate isomerase gives MGLRLIVGADEAGVDYKDKVLEDLRQDPRVSEVIDIGVNRTDARDDFTRPYPYVGIAAGEMIRDGAADRAILFCGTGIGVAIAANKVEGIRATAAHDSFSVERSILSNDCQVLTMGQRVVGIELARRLAREWIGYTFDTASASAGKVKVLTDFEAC, from the coding sequence ATGGGACTGCGGCTGATTGTGGGCGCGGACGAAGCGGGAGTGGACTACAAGGACAAGGTCCTTGAGGACCTCCGGCAGGATCCCCGTGTCAGCGAAGTTATCGACATCGGCGTCAACCGGACGGATGCCCGGGACGACTTCACCCGGCCCTACCCGTATGTGGGGATCGCTGCCGGGGAAATGATCCGGGACGGCGCCGCCGACCGTGCCATTCTCTTTTGCGGCACCGGAATCGGGGTGGCCATCGCAGCCAACAAAGTCGAAGGAATCAGGGCCACCGCCGCCCACGACTCGTTCTCCGTGGAGCGTTCCATCCTTTCCAACGACTGCCAGGTCCTCACCATGGGCCAGCGCGTGGTGGGCATCGAACTTGCCCGCCGCCTGGCCAGGGAGTGGATCGGCTACACCTTCGACACGGCGTCCGCTTCAGCGGGCAAGGTCAAGGTCCTGACGGACTTCGAAGCCTGCTGA
- a CDS encoding SRPBCC family protein yields the protein MITVTGSVETKLPASQAFAYMREFENTSEWDPSTPVMNKLTPGPVAVGHRYHAESEFRGKRQSLEYEVIELTENHIKLRGENKTVTAFDSIDVSPAGDGSVVTYAAEFSIKGPAKIIQPLLKPAFMSLRDPALNGIRDTLNSRARA from the coding sequence ATGATCACAGTCACCGGAAGTGTGGAAACAAAACTGCCCGCCAGCCAGGCCTTCGCCTACATGCGGGAGTTCGAGAACACCAGCGAGTGGGATCCCAGCACCCCGGTGATGAATAAACTGACGCCGGGCCCGGTGGCTGTAGGGCACCGGTACCATGCCGAGTCCGAATTCCGGGGAAAGCGGCAGTCCCTCGAGTATGAGGTCATCGAACTGACGGAGAACCACATCAAGCTCCGCGGCGAAAATAAGACCGTCACCGCTTTCGACTCCATCGACGTCAGTCCTGCCGGCGATGGCTCGGTGGTCACATACGCCGCCGAGTTCAGCATCAAGGGTCCCGCGAAGATAATCCAGCCGCTCCTGAAACCGGCGTTTATGTCGTTGCGCGACCCGGCACTGAACGGAATCAGGGACACCCTCAACTCGCGCGCCCGGGCCTGA
- a CDS encoding SDR family NAD(P)-dependent oxidoreductase produces the protein MGSIDGRLALVTGATGGLAKAVAAGLAREGAAIVVVGRSIARAEEAMAGIRAQVPGATLEPLACDLSVQSSIRSAATDFLSRHERLDVLVNAAGVFRKERHVTPDGLELTFATNVMAYFLLTNLLMDALKSGAAAGNGGDARIVNVASRYGKTSLDFDDLQTAKGKYSYLRSTPPTMLARVLLTQEFAERLRGTGVVANAVHPGLVKNTALLADVGGPFRWITNTIGAPAEKAADTVIWLAGSPETAGVSGKLWASRKELPTPGMGSDPEARRRLWEACSRLAELS, from the coding sequence GTGGGTTCAATCGATGGACGTCTGGCGCTCGTGACCGGTGCGACCGGCGGGCTGGCAAAGGCGGTGGCCGCAGGGCTCGCCCGCGAAGGGGCCGCAATTGTCGTCGTCGGACGTTCCATCGCCCGCGCCGAGGAAGCAATGGCGGGCATCCGCGCCCAGGTGCCCGGCGCCACGCTCGAGCCGCTGGCATGTGACCTGTCGGTCCAGTCCTCCATCCGCTCGGCGGCGACAGACTTCCTGTCCCGGCACGAACGGCTGGACGTACTGGTCAACGCTGCGGGCGTGTTCCGGAAGGAACGCCACGTGACTCCGGACGGGCTCGAGCTGACTTTCGCTACAAACGTGATGGCCTATTTCCTGCTGACCAACCTGCTGATGGACGCACTGAAGAGCGGGGCGGCCGCTGGCAATGGTGGTGATGCCCGCATCGTGAATGTGGCTTCGAGATACGGCAAAACCAGCCTGGATTTCGACGACCTCCAGACGGCGAAGGGTAAGTACAGCTACCTTCGCTCCACGCCGCCCACCATGCTGGCCCGCGTCCTCCTCACCCAGGAGTTTGCCGAACGGCTTCGGGGAACGGGGGTGGTGGCAAACGCCGTGCATCCCGGTCTGGTCAAAAACACCGCGTTGCTGGCGGACGTCGGCGGCCCGTTCCGCTGGATCACCAACACTATCGGCGCCCCGGCCGAAAAGGCTGCCGACACCGTAATCTGGCTTGCCGGCTCACCCGAAACCGCCGGGGTGTCAGGGAAACTGTGGGCAAGCCGGAAGGAGCTGCCCACGCCCGGGATGGGCTCGGATCCTGAAGCCCGCCGGCGTTTGTGGGAGGCCTGCAGCCGCCTCGCAGAACTTTCTTGA
- a CDS encoding TetR/AcrR family transcriptional regulator: MSAADVSLPTKKRARELLLEAAARLFYARGVGATGIDAITAEAGVAKKSLYNNFASKSDLVAAYLEARHEEWLGLYQARVDGAAGPRERVLAVFDAYVDHARFAYEHGFRGCGLLNAAAELPAGSPGRLAVWRHKEEVEALLAGHLGELLPGQDERGARLGAHLAFVLEGAMVRAGLEGGDARLLEGRTIAAQMLAGL; encoded by the coding sequence ATGTCTGCGGCTGACGTATCCCTGCCAACGAAAAAGCGCGCCCGGGAGCTCCTGCTTGAGGCCGCCGCAAGGCTCTTTTATGCCCGGGGCGTCGGTGCCACGGGCATCGACGCGATTACGGCCGAGGCTGGAGTGGCCAAAAAGAGCCTGTACAACAACTTCGCTTCCAAGTCGGACCTGGTGGCCGCTTACCTTGAAGCCCGGCATGAGGAATGGCTCGGCCTGTATCAGGCGCGGGTGGACGGCGCTGCCGGACCCAGGGAACGGGTGCTGGCCGTTTTTGATGCCTATGTTGATCACGCGCGGTTCGCCTATGAGCATGGATTCCGGGGCTGCGGGCTACTCAACGCGGCGGCAGAACTGCCCGCCGGCAGCCCGGGGCGGTTAGCGGTCTGGCGCCACAAGGAAGAAGTTGAGGCGCTGCTGGCCGGGCACCTGGGGGAGTTGCTCCCAGGGCAGGACGAACGCGGCGCCCGGCTTGGCGCCCATTTGGCCTTCGTCCTGGAGGGCGCCATGGTCCGGGCGGGACTCGAAGGCGGGGATGCCCGCCTTCTGGAGGGCCGAACAATTGCCGCGCAGATGCTGGCCGGGCTGTGA